In a single window of the Miscanthus floridulus cultivar M001 unplaced genomic scaffold, ASM1932011v1 fs_505_1_2, whole genome shotgun sequence genome:
- the LOC136532016 gene encoding CBL-interacting protein kinase 32-like: MRLIWWSYHYLVFVSVLNYGKSCNWIVVHLHHEDVLSLRITIPEILEDEWFKKGYKRPKFDEKYDTPLDDVDAVFNDSEEHHVTEKKEEEPVALNAFELISRSAGLNLGNLFDSEQFIFFLIIMLLQLTLEEFKRQTRFTSKCPPKEIVRKIEEAAKPLGSGVQKKNYKLMLEKVKAGRKGNLNVATEILQVAPSLHMVEVRKAKGDTLEFQKFYKNLSKTLKDVVWKSEDLQMQPAS, translated from the exons ATGAGGCTTATCTGGTGGTCTTATCATT ACCTAGTTTTTGTTTCTGTGTTGAATTATGGGAAAAGTTGCAACTGGATTGTGGTTCATCTTCACCATGAGGATGTGCTGAGTCTG AGAATAACAATCCCTGAAATACTGGAGGATGAGTGGTTCAAAAAGGGCTACAAGCGCCCGAAGTTTGATGAGAAATATGACACACCATTGGATGATGTGGATGCAGTCTTCAATGATTCAGAA GAGCACCACGTgacagagaagaaagaagaagaacccgTAGCTCTGAATGCATTTGAACTGATTTCAAGATCAGCAGGCCTAAATCTTGGGAACCTATTTGACTCGGAGCAG tttattttttttctaattatCATGCTTCTGCAACTTACTTTAGAGGAATTCAAAAGACAAACAAGGTTCACATCAAAATGTCCACCGAAAGAAATTGTACGCAAGATTGAGGAAGCTGCAAAACCTCTAGGATCTGGTGTTCAGAAGAAAAATTACAAG TTGATGCTCGAGAAAGTAAAAGCAGGGAGGAAGGGAAACCTCAATGTTGCTACCGAG ATACTGCAAGTTGCACCCTCTCTTCATATGGTAGAAGTAAGAAAAGCAAAAGGTGACACTCTGGAATTCCAAAAG TTCTACAAGAACCTTTCCAAGACCTTAAAGGACGTTGTCTGGAAATCTGAAGATCTGCAAATGCAACCTGCTTCTTAG
- the LOC136532017 gene encoding protein FAR1-RELATED SEQUENCE 5-like, whose protein sequence is MSDLESLLEYNEIVKKLFATEEEGFQFYNNYGFEKGFSVRRSYCEWDNGHNEMTLRKFVCSRQGFREEKQLKRAIKKRKPRNITRVGCLAKFVIARDQTTGQWYVKDFIDEHNHPMAPAELTCLLRSHRRISDEQKAEIVEMESSGIRKHKIMDILEMQYGGYDKVGCTTRDLYNFCHRYKAETIVAGDAQTVISYLMELQRRDPDFFFKYMVDGEGHLKGLFWCDSQCLLDYEAFGDVVVFDSTYKTNRYNLPLVPFVGVNHHRSTVIFGCGIISHENIESYVWLLSTFSEAMIQKHPISVITDGDLAMQRAIRLVWPNSSHRLCIWHIEQNIVRNLKDDVVKDEFRSFLYDCWSIEETERKWQEFLDKHKVTNKESWLYQMYDMREIWCASYHAGKCYLGLRSNQRSESLNSRLHMRLDRKMTLLDMVKHVEHCLSGLRTNEAKLDTDALQSEACIEPDASIIEIEAVKSFTPTIFATVQFSIKAAKKCFSIDILDGDNMSEYIVGRKDKGDMMYYVKCQFCDEGNLKGISCSCGKLQSIGTPCSHIFFVLGDLDEDKLPDCCVLKRWTMGAKSAFPPKRKSTMYDYSESLQRYRELRNISQAAAFAASRSLESYERLKHVLQDEVAMNLPNEGDNRGKKYGPVLPQAPDVASVAFSNVLDPLHVPGRGAPKKKLKSISNTKKSKVKCSLCKDKGHNRRTCSIRKEESKLPEDVLDI, encoded by the exons ATGTCAGATCTTGAGTCTTTGCTAGAGTACAATGAAATTGTCAAGAAGTTGTTTGCTACTGAAGAAGAAGGATTTCAGTTCTATAACAACTACGGTTTTGAGAAAGGATTTAGTGTGAGGAGAAGCTATTGTGAGTGGGACAATGGCCACAATGAGATGACTCTTCGGAAGTTCGTTTGCAGTCGtcaaggtttccgtgaagagaagCAACTGAAGAGGGCGATTAAAAAGCGGAAGCCGCGGAATATTACCCGTGTTGGATGTCTTGCTAAATTTGTGATTGCACGAGATCAGACCACAGGGCAGTGGTATGTGAAGGatttcatcgatgaacacaaccatccGATGGCGCCAGCAGAGCTTACTTGTCTGCTACGTTCACATAGAAGAATTAGCGATGAGCAGAAAGCTGAGATTGTGGAGATGGAGAGTTCTGGGATCCGCAAACACAAGATAATGGATATTTTGGAAATGCAGTATGGTGGGTATGATAAGGTTGGGTGTACAACAAGGGACTTGTATAATTTCTGCCATCGCTATAAGGCGGAGACAATTGTTGCCGGTGACGCTCAAACAGTCATCAGTTACCTGATGGAACTTCAGCGTAGAGATCCTGATTTCTTTTTCAAGTACATGGTTGATGGGGAAGGACACCTGAAGGGACTATTCTGGTGTGATAGTCAATGTCTGCTTGATTATGAAGCATTTGGTGATGTCGTTGTATTTGATAGCACCTACAAAACTAATCGGTACAACCTACCCCTTGTTCCTTTTGTTGGGGTGAATCACCATCGAAGCACAGTTATTTTTGGATGTGGAATTATTTCTCATGAGAATATTGAGTCATATGTGTGGTTGCTGAGTACATTTTCCGAGGCCATGATTCAGAAGCATCCGATCTCCGTGATCACTGATGGAGACCTTGCTATGCAGAGAGCAATCAGGCTGGTGTGGCCGAATTCATCGCATAGGCTCTGCATATGGCATATTGAGCAGAACATTGTGCGTAATCTTAAGGATGATGTTGTCAAGGATGAATTCAGGAGTTTCCTTTATGATTGTTGGTCCATAGAAGAGACCGAGAGAAAATGGCAGGAATTTTTGGATAAGCATAAGGTTACAAATAAGGAGTCATGGTTGTATCAGATGTATGATATGAGGGAAATCTGGTGTGCTTCGTATCATGCTGGTAAGTGCTACTTAGGACTGAGGAGCAACCAACGGAGTGAGAGCCTAAACTCTAGGCTTCATATGCGTCTAGATCGTAAAATGACACTGCTTGACATGGTAAAGCACGTGGAGCACTGCCTTTCAGGGCTGCGCACAAATGAGGCAAAGTTGGACACTGATGCATTGCAATCTGAGGCATGCATAGAACCAGATGCTTCAATTATTGAGATAGAAGCCGTGAAATCGTTCACTCCAACAATTTTCGCCACGGTGCAGTTCAGCATAAAGGCAGCCAAGAAGTGTTTTTCGATTGACATTCTAGATGGCGATAATATGAGTGAGTATATTGTTGGCAGGAAGGATAAAGGAGACATGATGTACTATGTCAAATGTCAATTTTGTGATGAAGGCAATCTGAAGGGAATTTCTTGTTCTTGTGGTAAGTTACAATCGATTGGAACCCCCTGCTCACACATCTTCTTTGTATTGGGCGATCTGGATGAAGACAAGCTTCCAGACTGTTGTGTTTTGAAAAGGTGGACAATGGGGGCGAAGAGTGCATTTCCTCCAAAAAGGAAGAGCACCATGTATGACTATTCCGAAAGCCTACAGAGGTACCGTGAGCTACGCAATATCAGTCAAGCTGCAGCCTTCGCAGCATCTCGTTCACTTGAATCATATGAGCGGCTGAAACACGTTCTGCAGGATGAAGTTGCTATGAACCTGCCAAATGAAGGAGATAACAGAGGAAAGAAATATGGTCCGGTGCTGCCACAAGCCCCGGATGTTGCTTCTGTAGCGTTCAGTAATGTGTTGGATCCCTTGCATGTGCCTGGAAGAGGGGCCCCAAAGAAAAAATTGAAGTCAATTTCAAATACGAAGAAATCTAAGGTCAAATGTAGCCTGTGTAAGGATAAGGGTCACAATCGGCGAACATGCTCCATAAGAAAAGAG GAATCAAAGCTCCCTGAAGATGTGCTTGATATATGA
- the LOC136532015 gene encoding uncharacterized protein has translation MDLANHLKEWDEMGTKLKADFEDMKLKLQLDRSDADIRTKQVRQQNERYIISQRKLLDEGSTIEQNDVAVRMEVALGRLLKQALHDQRAAFAEKMKQERAVLNQSLSKVLEEVAANIKKERANVDSMIKQAGEQMDKELENERSKLKSMIQSLIEQEEGRSLIQEEEVRANMNVEVQDGIYIPRKYMHILLDNECGPDVVMRFILHSVKELYSDMKKYYDSREELGQFTIVKPATSVEFVTMLGALKPFGYRGDGQLYYLNPAPGSQPSTGLVHIDGQEEVNELVLAHEKEETKICHLYLVKGCNDDLYGDMSDMETDYNEEEEQGYFDEEEQR, from the exons ATGGATCTTGCAAACCACCTCAAGGAGTGGGACGAGATGGGTACCAAACTAAAGGCGGACTTCGAGGATATGAAATTGAAGTTACAGCTTGACCGTTCCGACGCTGACATCAGAACAAAACAAGTGCGACAACAAAATGAGCGGTACATAATTTCTCAGCGAAAACTGCTGGACGAAGGGTCAACCATTGAGCAGAATGACGTTGCTGTGAGAATGGAGGTCGCACTGGGTCGCTTGTTGAAGCAAGCGTTACATGATCAGCGTGCTGCCTTTGCCGAGAAGATGAAGCAGGAACGCGCCGTCTTAAATCAATCCTTATCAAAGGTCCTTGAAGAAGTTGCTGCCAACATAAAGAAAGAGCGAGCCAACGTTGACTCCATGATTAAGCAGGCAGGGGAACAAATGGATAAGGAGTTGGAAAATGAGCGCTCAAAATTGAAGTCAATGATTCAGTCCTTGATCGAACAAGAGGAGGGCCGGTCCTTGATCCAAGAAGAGGAGGTCCGTGCCAACATGAATGTAGAG GTACAAGATGGGATCTACATACCACGGAAATACATGCATATATTATTGGACAACGAGTGTGGACCG GATGTTGTAATGCGATTTATCCTTCACTCAGTTAAGGAACTTTATTCGGATATGAAGAAGTACTACGATAGTCGAGAAGAATTAGGCCAGTTTACAATTGTAAAACCAGCCACTTCTGTTGAGTTTGTCACGATGTTGGGGGCTTTGAAACCTTTTGGATACAGAGGAGACGGACAGTTGTATTACCTCAATCCTGCTCCTGGGAGTCAGCCATCAACTGGGTTAGTACACATTGACGGACAAGAAGAGGTAAATGAATTGGTGCTTGCTCATGAAAAAGAGGAGACTAAAATTTGTCATCTGTACCTAGTGAAAGGATGTAACGACGATTTGTACGGC GACATGTCGGACATGGAAACAGACTAcaatgaggaagaagaacaagGCTACTTTGATGAAGAAGAACAACGTTGA